CGCCGCTCGCGCAATGTGGGCCTCGGCCTCGCGCTCGGCATCTTCGTGCTGCTGATGCTGGGGCTGACGGTGGTGAAGGTGACCGTGCTCGATCCGTCGCGCATGGCGCAAGAGGAGGTCGCGCGGTAATGGCGCTCCGGGGCCCGCAGAAGACGGTGGTGCAGCTTGTCGGCGTGGTCGTCGTCATGGGCGCGCTCGCCTGGGCGGCGGTCCCGTTCTACAGCTGGTTCTGCCGGGTGACGGGCTTTGGCGGCACCACCGCGCAGGCCGCCGAAGGCTCCGACGTGATCCTCGACGAGACGATGAAGATCCGCTTCGTCGCCAATACCGATCCCGACATGCCCTGGGAATTCAAGCCGGTGCAGAACACGATGGACCTGCGCATCGGCGAGACCGGCCTGGCCTTCTACGAGGCCTACAACCCGACAGACCGGGTGATCGGCGGGACGGCCTCCTACAATGTCGCGCCCTACGAGGCGGGCGGGTTTTTCACGAAGATCGACTGTTTCTGTTTCACCGAACAGGCCCTGGAACCGGGCGAGCGGGTGCTCATGCCGGTGACCTTCTACGTCGATCCCGACATCACCACCGACAGGGACGCGAAATATGTCCATCGCATCACCCTGTCCTACACGTTTCACGAAGCGGATCTGCCCGAGGATTACGCCGCCTATGACGACGGCGCGCCGAAGGCCAGCGATCTCAACTAACCCCGCACGGGGCCACTACCTCAAGGGAGAGGGACGCATATAATGGCGCATGAAAAGAACCACGACTACCACATCC
The nucleotide sequence above comes from Celeribacter indicus. Encoded proteins:
- a CDS encoding cytochrome c oxidase assembly protein yields the protein MALRGPQKTVVQLVGVVVVMGALAWAAVPFYSWFCRVTGFGGTTAQAAEGSDVILDETMKIRFVANTDPDMPWEFKPVQNTMDLRIGETGLAFYEAYNPTDRVIGGTASYNVAPYEAGGFFTKIDCFCFTEQALEPGERVLMPVTFYVDPDITTDRDAKYVHRITLSYTFHEADLPEDYAAYDDGAPKASDLN
- a CDS encoding cytochrome C oxidase assembly protein, encoding MAITKLHEIHDRRRSRNVGLGLALGIFVLLMLGLTVVKVTVLDPSRMAQEEVAR